The proteins below come from a single Asanoa ferruginea genomic window:
- a CDS encoding YqjF family protein codes for MSESPVVERPVMFQAWRDLTFLHWRYPAPAVQALLPAGLTVETHDGDAWVGLIPFVMAGVRAPYVPALPWLSRFPETNVRTYVRGPDGRSGIWFFSLDADRLAPVVVARTTYMLPYHWSRMSVGIDGPVHSYRSHRHADRDQRCDATVEVGQPIDEPAALDLFLTARFRLYSVRRGTLVAADAQHGPWPLRHGTLKSLDQSLVEAAGLPTPVGEPLVHTSAGVLVRVSGWRQVTDGS; via the coding sequence GTGAGCGAATCGCCGGTCGTTGAGCGTCCGGTCATGTTTCAGGCCTGGCGGGATCTGACCTTCCTGCACTGGCGCTACCCCGCGCCGGCCGTGCAGGCGTTGCTGCCGGCCGGGCTCACCGTCGAGACGCATGACGGCGACGCCTGGGTCGGGCTCATTCCGTTTGTGATGGCGGGGGTCCGCGCGCCCTACGTGCCCGCGCTGCCCTGGCTGTCGCGCTTCCCCGAGACCAACGTCCGCACCTACGTACGCGGGCCCGACGGGCGTTCCGGGATCTGGTTCTTCTCGCTCGATGCCGACCGCCTGGCGCCCGTGGTCGTGGCGCGCACGACCTACATGCTTCCCTACCACTGGTCGCGCATGTCGGTGGGCATCGACGGCCCGGTGCACAGCTATCGCAGCCACCGGCATGCCGACCGTGACCAACGCTGCGACGCCACCGTCGAGGTCGGGCAGCCGATCGACGAGCCCGCCGCGCTAGACCTGTTCCTCACCGCGCGGTTTCGCCTCTACAGCGTTCGGCGCGGCACGTTGGTGGCCGCCGACGCCCAGCATGGTCCCTGGCCACTGCGGCACGGCACGCTGAAGAGCCTCGATCAGAGCCTGGTCGAAGCGGCCGGGCTGCCCACGCCGGTCGGTGAGCCGCTCGTGCACACCTCCGCCGGCGTGCTGGTGCGGGTCAGCGGCTGGCGGCAGGTCACGGACGGTTCGTGA